The Metabacillus schmidteae genome has a segment encoding these proteins:
- a CDS encoding NAD(P)/FAD-dependent oxidoreductase yields MKKVIVIGAGILGASTAYHLAKAGAQVTVIDRKDRGQATDAAAGIVCPWLSQRRNKAWYHLVKNGARYYPELIKKLEEDGERETGYSRVGTISLHQDPEKLEKMAERARKRREEAPEIGDITILTPEETNELFPPLSPEYGAVYVSGGARVNGRALRNALIQGAKKNGATFIEENAISLIREGKNIIGVQVENDTLQAEQVIITGGAWSNELIQPLGKKFLVTPQKAQIVHLEISNKDTGSWPVVMPPNNQYILAFEHGRIVVGATHEDEAGFDERVTAGGLQEILTKALEIAPGLRESTHLETRVGFRPFTPGFLPVIGPLPDFEGLLLANGLGASGLTSGPYLGMELANLALGQEVDLDLSLYEIANAIE; encoded by the coding sequence TTGAAAAAAGTTATTGTCATTGGAGCGGGTATTCTTGGAGCTTCTACTGCTTATCATTTAGCAAAGGCTGGTGCACAAGTTACAGTCATTGACCGAAAGGATAGGGGACAAGCAACAGATGCAGCTGCTGGAATTGTCTGTCCATGGCTATCACAGCGACGTAATAAAGCATGGTATCATCTCGTGAAAAATGGTGCCCGTTACTACCCTGAGTTAATAAAAAAACTCGAAGAAGATGGAGAAAGAGAAACCGGATATAGTCGAGTAGGTACGATAAGTTTACATCAGGATCCTGAAAAGTTAGAAAAAATGGCTGAGCGTGCTCGAAAGCGGCGGGAAGAAGCACCGGAAATCGGCGATATTACTATTTTAACTCCTGAAGAAACAAATGAATTATTCCCTCCTCTATCACCTGAATATGGTGCTGTGTATGTTAGCGGGGGAGCACGAGTCAACGGGAGAGCCCTTCGAAATGCCTTAATTCAAGGAGCTAAAAAGAATGGTGCAACGTTTATTGAAGAAAATGCCATTTCGTTAATTCGTGAAGGTAAGAACATAATTGGAGTACAGGTGGAGAACGATACACTGCAGGCTGAACAGGTTATTATAACCGGCGGTGCTTGGTCAAACGAATTAATTCAGCCGCTAGGTAAGAAATTTTTAGTAACACCACAAAAAGCTCAAATTGTCCATCTTGAAATCTCTAATAAAGATACAGGCTCATGGCCTGTTGTCATGCCTCCAAATAATCAATATATATTGGCATTTGAACATGGAAGAATTGTGGTCGGAGCAACTCATGAAGATGAAGCAGGGTTTGATGAGCGTGTTACGGCAGGTGGACTTCAAGAGATCCTAACAAAAGCATTAGAAATTGCCCCGGGCTTGCGTGAAAGCACCCATCTTGAAACAAGAGTAGGATTCCGTCCATTTACACCAGGATTTTTACCTGTCATAGGACCGCTACCTGATTTTGAAGGACTCCTTCTGGCAAACGGACTAGGTGCTTCAGGTTTAACAAGTGGTCCGTACCTTGGCATGGAGCTCGCAAATCTTGCATTAGGACAGGAAGTAGATCTTGACTTGAGTCTTTATGAAATCGCAAATGCTATCGAATAA
- a CDS encoding ThuA domain-containing protein, translating into MTNVTVWNENRHEQKNPVVSDIYPKGIHGAIAEFLQEDNYEVRTATLDEPEHGLTDEVLENTDVLVWWGHLAHHEVDDSIVEKVQQRVLDGMGLVVLHSGHFSKIFKKLMGTSCDLKWREADEKERLWVVDPSHPIADGVGEYIELEKEEMYGEHFDIPAPDELIFTSWFEGGEIFRSGCVFKRGNGKVFYFRPGHETYPTYHNEQVQLVIKNGVKYVSPVNRKRPVYGNAKPLEAISAK; encoded by the coding sequence ATGACAAACGTAACAGTATGGAATGAAAATAGACATGAACAAAAGAATCCAGTAGTAAGTGACATTTATCCTAAAGGAATTCACGGTGCGATTGCCGAATTTTTACAAGAAGACAATTATGAGGTTAGAACAGCAACATTAGACGAACCTGAACATGGACTAACTGATGAAGTTCTGGAGAATACAGATGTACTTGTATGGTGGGGACATTTAGCTCATCATGAAGTCGATGATTCGATCGTAGAAAAGGTTCAACAAAGAGTGTTGGATGGAATGGGACTTGTTGTCTTACATTCAGGACATTTCTCTAAGATTTTCAAAAAACTGATGGGTACTAGCTGTGATTTAAAATGGCGTGAAGCAGATGAAAAAGAACGTCTATGGGTTGTTGATCCAAGCCACCCAATTGCTGATGGTGTTGGAGAATACATTGAACTTGAAAAAGAAGAAATGTACGGTGAGCACTTTGATATACCAGCTCCAGACGAATTAATTTTTACCAGCTGGTTTGAAGGTGGAGAAATTTTCAGAAGCGGATGTGTGTTTAAACGTGGAAACGGAAAGGTGTTCTACTTCCGACCTGGTCATGAAACATATCCTACGTATCATAATGAGCAAGTTCAGCTTGTTATTAAAAATGGCGTAAAATATGTAAGCCCTGTCAACCGCAAACGTCCAGTGTATGGAAATGCAAAACCACTTGAGGCAATTTCGGCGAAATAA
- a CDS encoding DUF2642 domain-containing protein, whose translation MLSYPYRNQNSILPPGKYVYSSNFPVMMKQLSPTYNVPTEPVFMEHLLMQAGKKIKVVTIHGQQLEGVVTGVALDHLQLTIGDSNYHIRFPNIIYFITPRT comes from the coding sequence ATGCTAAGTTATCCGTATAGAAACCAGAATTCAATCTTACCGCCTGGTAAATATGTCTATTCGAGTAATTTTCCAGTGATGATGAAACAGCTATCCCCCACTTATAATGTTCCTACTGAACCAGTTTTTATGGAGCATTTACTGATGCAAGCGGGAAAGAAGATTAAGGTTGTAACGATTCATGGCCAACAATTAGAGGGAGTCGTTACAGGAGTAGCCCTCGACCACCTGCAATTAACAATCGGTGATTCAAATTATCATATTAGATTTCCGAATATTATTTATTTCATTACACCAAGAACATAA
- the ant(6) gene encoding aminoglycoside 6-adenylyltransferase: MRSESEMMKMLIEFARNDERIRLVTLEGSRTNKNIPRDSFQDYDISYFVTDMNSFKKDDGWLDLFGKQIMMQKPEDMELFPPELGNWFSYLILFEDGNKVDLTLIPLKEVEDYLSGSDGLVEVLLDKDSMIKNDVIPSDRNYWIKEPTAREFDDCCNEFWMVSTYVVKGLARGEILFAIDHLHEIARPNLLRMMSWKIGIEQGFNFSLGKNYKFIDHYLPQDDWKALLSTYRQDNIENMWKALFTSYDLFRKYSKDVAETLKFTYPDYDDAITKYTLGHRDRNLGPIDLGS, encoded by the coding sequence ATGAGAAGTGAATCCGAAATGATGAAGATGTTAATTGAATTTGCAAGAAATGATGAGAGAATTCGATTGGTCACTCTAGAAGGGTCACGGACCAATAAAAACATTCCCCGTGATTCATTTCAGGATTATGATATATCCTATTTTGTAACAGATATGAACTCGTTTAAAAAAGATGATGGATGGCTTGATCTATTTGGAAAACAGATCATGATGCAAAAGCCGGAAGATATGGAGCTTTTTCCTCCAGAACTGGGGAATTGGTTTTCCTATCTAATCCTTTTTGAAGATGGGAATAAAGTGGACTTAACGCTTATTCCGTTAAAAGAAGTGGAAGATTATTTATCAGGTAGCGATGGTCTGGTAGAAGTTCTTCTTGATAAAGACTCCATGATTAAAAATGATGTGATTCCTAGTGACCGCAACTATTGGATAAAAGAGCCAACGGCTAGGGAATTTGATGATTGCTGTAATGAATTTTGGATGGTCTCAACATATGTTGTAAAAGGATTAGCCAGAGGAGAAATTCTATTTGCCATTGATCATTTACATGAAATTGCAAGACCAAATTTATTGAGGATGATGTCATGGAAAATCGGGATTGAACAAGGATTCAACTTTAGCTTGGGGAAAAACTATAAATTTATTGATCATTATCTTCCCCAAGATGATTGGAAAGCATTGCTTTCAACTTATCGTCAGGATAACATCGAAAACATGTGGAAGGCATTATTCACCAGCTATGATTTGTTTAGAAAATACTCCAAAGATGTTGCTGAAACTCTCAAGTTTACCTATCCGGATTATGACGACGCCATTACAAAATATACACTGGGACATAGGGACAGGAACCTTGGTCCAATAGATCTCGGGTCATGA
- a CDS encoding GreA/GreB family elongation factor, which yields MNHNNPQHKENLVKQMVYIDENIKKLTRLYIAHTPVQEQLKDFFNLYLLELEELLNTDPKNSVIPFLPKVYIGTRVTVLFDEENDTEDFVICFPEQSDPDSGCISFLSPVGRQLLLKEIGEKIMLKVPTGELPVRIKELSYVGHLLSGQKNSKEA from the coding sequence ATGAACCATAACAATCCTCAACACAAAGAGAACTTAGTAAAGCAGATGGTTTATATTGATGAAAACATAAAGAAGCTTACAAGACTTTACATCGCTCACACTCCTGTTCAGGAGCAATTAAAAGACTTTTTTAATCTATATCTGCTGGAATTGGAAGAGTTGCTAAATACTGATCCGAAAAACAGCGTAATACCCTTCCTGCCGAAGGTATATATCGGCACAAGGGTTACCGTATTGTTCGATGAGGAAAACGATACAGAGGATTTTGTGATCTGCTTCCCTGAGCAGTCAGATCCTGATTCTGGTTGTATTTCGTTTTTATCTCCGGTAGGGAGGCAGCTCTTACTCAAGGAAATTGGCGAAAAAATCATGCTCAAAGTACCAACAGGTGAACTTCCGGTAAGAATCAAAGAACTATCATATGTTGGACATCTTTTAAGTGGACAAAAAAATTCAAAAGAGGCCTGA
- a CDS encoding VCBS repeat-containing protein, with the protein MYVYRTNQNVVAYRVGDVTGDKVPDHVFLTGTKTPDSPFIQQITLHVQDGGSGKVTSVPLPKDANAGYNPTLFLGDFTGNGVADIFISIATGGSGGIMYHYLYSFLNNKANILFDANKYNEEYKYEVTYQDYYKVKVVSQKNNQTYLIDISMRDPEYLNEIYDANGKLKNAITGFVNPLSGLYPVDFDYNSVYELLAYQKIAGRYNADSLGYVLNTLGWKNNMFRLQNQQVAIFGV; encoded by the coding sequence ATGTATGTATATAGAACGAATCAGAATGTTGTGGCATATAGAGTAGGTGATGTAACTGGTGACAAGGTGCCGGATCATGTCTTTTTAACAGGAACAAAGACACCTGATAGTCCGTTTATTCAACAAATCACTCTTCATGTTCAAGATGGGGGATCAGGTAAAGTAACAAGTGTTCCGCTGCCTAAAGATGCAAATGCAGGGTACAATCCTACCTTATTTTTAGGTGATTTTACCGGAAATGGTGTTGCCGATATTTTCATTAGCATAGCTACAGGTGGAAGTGGAGGTATTATGTATCATTATCTTTATTCCTTTTTAAATAACAAGGCAAACATCCTCTTTGATGCCAACAAATATAATGAAGAATATAAATACGAAGTTACGTATCAGGATTATTACAAAGTTAAGGTGGTCAGCCAGAAAAATAACCAAACATATTTGATCGATATCTCGATGAGAGATCCTGAATATCTAAATGAAATATATGATGCTAACGGAAAGTTGAAAAATGCCATTACAGGTTTTGTAAACCCGTTAAGTGGCTTATATCCGGTAGATTTTGATTATAATTCTGTATATGAATTACTCGCTTATCAAAAAATTGCCGGAAGATATAATGCAGATTCTTTAGGGTATGTATTGAATACATTAGGATGGAAAAACAACATGTTTCGGTTGCAAAATCAGCAAGTAGCTATATTTGGGGTTTAA
- a CDS encoding Gfo/Idh/MocA family protein, with the protein MGKLRVGVIGCGSIAQYRHLPEYAANKNVELVAVCDIVEDRVKEIANKYGAKAFTDYKELIGSGEVDVVSVCTPNYLHAPISIEALNNGLHVLCEKPMATSQEEADAMIEAAKKNDKKLMIAHNQRFVRSHQLARQIIESGTIGKIYSFRTAFGHPGPEGWSVDGRESWFFEKEKAYIGAMGDLGVHKTDLLRYLLGEEIVEVGAFIETTAKDFADVDDTAVCALKTESGIIGTLAASWSYTAKEDNSTIIYGEKAILRLEDNPTYSLVVQYTNGEVVNYELGKIQSNDEGGQNTTHVIDNFVTSIVENTEPPINGEEGMKSLAVILAAIKSNETKTIAKVFE; encoded by the coding sequence ATGGGTAAATTACGAGTTGGAGTTATTGGATGTGGAAGTATTGCGCAATACCGTCATCTTCCGGAATATGCAGCAAACAAGAACGTTGAATTAGTAGCTGTATGTGACATCGTTGAAGACCGGGTAAAAGAAATCGCAAATAAATACGGTGCTAAAGCATTTACTGACTATAAAGAGCTTATTGGCAGCGGTGAAGTAGACGTAGTAAGTGTTTGTACTCCAAACTACCTTCATGCACCTATTTCAATTGAAGCATTAAACAATGGTCTTCACGTATTGTGTGAAAAACCAATGGCTACTTCACAGGAAGAAGCAGATGCCATGATCGAAGCAGCGAAAAAGAATGACAAAAAACTAATGATTGCCCATAATCAACGTTTTGTACGCTCACACCAGCTTGCCCGCCAAATAATTGAAAGCGGTACAATTGGGAAAATCTACAGCTTCCGTACAGCATTCGGTCATCCAGGACCAGAAGGCTGGAGTGTTGATGGAAGAGAAAGCTGGTTCTTCGAAAAAGAAAAAGCATATATCGGTGCAATGGGTGACTTAGGTGTTCACAAAACAGATTTACTCCGCTATTTACTTGGAGAGGAAATCGTTGAGGTTGGTGCATTTATTGAAACAACGGCAAAAGATTTTGCTGATGTTGATGACACAGCTGTTTGTGCACTTAAAACAGAAAGTGGAATTATTGGAACTCTTGCAGCAAGCTGGTCTTACACAGCTAAAGAAGATAACTCAACGATTATCTATGGAGAAAAAGCAATTCTTCGCTTAGAAGATAATCCAACTTATTCATTAGTTGTTCAATACACAAATGGTGAAGTTGTGAACTATGAATTAGGTAAAATTCAATCGAATGATGAGGGTGGCCAAAATACAACTCATGTGATTGATAACTTTGTCACATCAATTGTTGAAAATACAGAGCCGCCAATTAATGGTGAAGAAGGTATGAAGTCTTTGGCTGTAATCCTGGCTGCTATTAAATCAAATGAAACAAAAACAATTGCTAAAGTATTTGAGTGA
- a CDS encoding TrkH family potassium uptake protein: protein MLSKSKIKLKIENLSPSQLIVCFYLIAVVISVALLSLPIALKPGVEWSFIDVVFTAVSAISVTGLAVVSTPDTFSIPGIIILMFILQFGGIGIMTLGTFFWLLFGKKIGLKERQLIKTDQNQSNLAGLVLLMKNILVIIIVIEIIGGAILGTYFLNYYSTWQEAYLQGFFASVSATTNAGFDITGQSLIPYANDYFVQMINIILLTLGAIGFPVLIEVKELIKKKKPYRTSNFSLYTRLTTSTFFLLMLFGTIAILVFDAHHFFKDKTWHESFFYAFFQSATTRNGGLATMDVSQFSEPTLLILSLLMFVGASPSSVGGGVRTTTFAINLLYIFNLARGNKAVKVFKREIHQDDILKSMAIMNTAISICFISVILLKVTEPFTTMELIFEVTSAFGTTGLSMGITPELSAIGKIIIILLMFIGRIGILSFIFIISKNGHEPNYHYPKERVIIG, encoded by the coding sequence ATGCTTAGTAAATCTAAGATAAAATTAAAAATTGAAAATTTGTCACCATCTCAATTGATCGTTTGCTTTTATTTGATTGCAGTGGTGATATCAGTAGCCTTACTGAGTTTACCAATCGCCTTAAAACCAGGAGTAGAATGGTCCTTTATTGATGTTGTTTTTACTGCAGTTAGTGCCATTAGTGTTACAGGCTTAGCGGTTGTATCAACGCCAGATACGTTCAGCATACCCGGCATTATTATTCTTATGTTTATCTTGCAATTTGGTGGAATTGGAATCATGACATTAGGTACCTTTTTTTGGTTACTGTTCGGGAAAAAAATTGGTTTAAAAGAGAGGCAGCTCATAAAAACTGATCAAAATCAATCAAATCTTGCAGGTTTAGTACTATTGATGAAAAATATATTAGTCATTATTATTGTCATCGAGATCATTGGAGGAGCAATATTAGGTACTTATTTTTTGAACTATTATTCTACATGGCAAGAGGCTTATTTACAGGGGTTTTTTGCGTCAGTTAGTGCAACTACTAATGCAGGATTTGATATTACAGGACAATCACTCATTCCCTATGCAAACGACTATTTCGTTCAAATGATAAATATTATTCTATTAACACTAGGGGCGATTGGTTTTCCGGTTCTTATTGAAGTGAAGGAGTTAATTAAAAAGAAAAAGCCTTACAGAACTTCCAATTTTTCATTATATACAAGATTAACAACGAGTACTTTTTTCTTATTAATGCTTTTTGGAACAATAGCTATTTTAGTATTTGATGCACATCACTTTTTCAAAGACAAAACCTGGCATGAATCATTCTTCTATGCTTTTTTTCAGTCTGCCACGACAAGAAATGGCGGCTTGGCTACAATGGATGTAAGTCAATTTTCTGAACCGACACTTCTGATCCTTTCTTTGTTAATGTTTGTTGGGGCTTCGCCTAGTTCAGTCGGTGGTGGAGTTCGAACCACTACTTTTGCAATCAATTTATTATATATTTTCAATTTAGCTAGGGGAAATAAAGCGGTAAAGGTATTTAAACGGGAGATCCATCAAGATGACATTCTTAAATCGATGGCCATAATGAATACAGCCATATCTATATGTTTTATTTCAGTCATCCTCTTGAAGGTTACTGAACCTTTTACAACGATGGAGCTTATATTTGAAGTAACTTCTGCGTTCGGAACTACAGGATTATCGATGGGGATAACACCTGAGTTAAGTGCAATTGGAAAAATTATCATAATTTTATTAATGTTTATAGGCCGTATTGGTATTCTATCTTTTATTTTCATCATTTCAAAAAATGGACATGAGCCAAATTATCACTATCCTAAAGAAAGAGTGATCATTGGATAA
- a CDS encoding LacI family DNA-binding transcriptional regulator: MATIKDIAEKAGVSPAAVSRILNNDSSLSVGEETRKRVLEAAANLNYKPTRRRKTNKEETHFYEIGIVSAISQEDEVQDPYFMAIRLGIEMACSKLPFKIKTMIYAGNSTSFDQLKQVDGVIVIGGIEPSSVQQYCQDHNNIVFINHLPESGEYDVVASGLDKATEDVLNYLTEIGHTKIGFIGGYDMYNRLYDNQMMGEILDIRNVAYEKVMREKNLYQPELVKIGEWGPTGGYQLMKQVIEAGTLPTALVCASDQMAIGAMRALHEANINITQDLSIIGFNDIEAAEFLNPPLSTVRIHTDEMGKTAVKLLYDRLKGREIPIKAVLSTKLVIRESSSAPKK, from the coding sequence ATGGCAACGATAAAAGATATAGCAGAAAAAGCAGGAGTATCACCAGCAGCAGTTTCAAGAATTTTAAACAATGATTCAAGCTTGTCTGTTGGAGAAGAGACAAGAAAGAGAGTATTAGAGGCGGCAGCCAACCTAAACTATAAACCAACACGAAGAAGAAAGACAAATAAAGAAGAGACGCATTTTTATGAGATTGGCATAGTCTCTGCAATTTCACAAGAGGACGAGGTTCAGGACCCTTATTTTATGGCGATTCGTCTCGGGATTGAAATGGCATGTTCAAAGCTACCTTTTAAAATAAAAACGATGATCTATGCTGGGAACAGCACTTCATTTGATCAACTAAAGCAGGTAGATGGTGTTATCGTTATTGGAGGAATAGAACCTTCATCTGTTCAACAATATTGTCAGGACCATAATAATATTGTCTTCATCAACCATTTACCAGAATCAGGTGAATATGATGTTGTCGCATCAGGCTTGGATAAAGCGACAGAAGATGTCCTGAACTATTTAACGGAAATAGGACATACGAAAATTGGCTTTATCGGCGGATACGATATGTACAACAGATTATATGATAATCAAATGATGGGAGAAATCCTTGATATACGAAATGTAGCATATGAGAAAGTCATGAGAGAAAAAAATCTGTATCAGCCGGAGTTGGTTAAAATTGGTGAATGGGGACCAACAGGAGGCTATCAGCTCATGAAACAGGTAATAGAAGCCGGAACACTCCCAACTGCACTAGTCTGTGCAAGTGATCAAATGGCCATCGGGGCAATGAGAGCACTACATGAAGCAAATATTAACATAACGCAAGATCTATCTATTATTGGCTTTAACGACATAGAGGCAGCAGAATTTCTGAATCCTCCATTATCAACGGTTAGAATTCACACCGATGAAATGGGAAAAACGGCAGTAAAACTTTTATACGACCGTTTGAAAGGGAGAGAAATTCCGATTAAGGCGGTTCTAAGTACAAAATTAGTTATAAGAGAAAGTTCCTCAGCACCAAAAAAATAA
- a CDS encoding LacI family DNA-binding transcriptional regulator produces MNQKTTIRDVAKHAGVSPATVSYVLNGINKVSEETKERVLLSISELNYQPDFTAISLSKRKSNMIGVIMPLVGDTLAPIFKENPYFSELLSGVEYICRKSGYDFVISGISKAEECKNWIMKRNLDGLIVLGKFPLFLFEEMKTLSTPLVFIDSFEDYTNQYHNIRIDDELGGYLGTKHLIELGHRDICFIPNGKIDYAVDGQRFLGFKRALAEGNIPFKEDMIVEGRYNSFENGYLIGKELVNNKNMTGVFTSSDITALGIMKAANDQGVSVPDDLSIVGFDDLMISRYSSPSLTTIRQDVFRKGAVAAETAIHAIENEAVKTEEIMLSVELVVRGSTKRK; encoded by the coding sequence ATGAATCAGAAAACAACGATACGAGATGTAGCAAAACATGCCGGGGTTTCGCCAGCGACTGTTTCCTATGTTCTCAATGGAATTAATAAGGTATCAGAAGAAACGAAGGAAAGAGTTCTGCTTTCTATTAGTGAGCTTAACTATCAGCCTGATTTCACGGCGATCAGTTTATCCAAAAGAAAATCTAATATGATTGGTGTTATTATGCCGCTCGTAGGAGATACGCTCGCACCTATTTTTAAGGAGAATCCTTATTTTAGTGAGCTTCTAAGCGGGGTCGAATATATCTGTCGTAAAAGTGGTTATGATTTTGTCATATCCGGCATTTCCAAGGCTGAAGAATGTAAAAATTGGATTATGAAAAGAAATCTAGATGGATTAATCGTCTTAGGGAAATTTCCTTTATTTTTATTCGAAGAAATGAAAACGCTATCTACACCATTGGTTTTTATCGACTCTTTCGAAGATTATACAAATCAGTATCATAATATACGAATAGATGATGAACTGGGTGGTTATCTGGGTACAAAGCATTTAATAGAATTGGGCCATAGGGATATATGCTTTATTCCTAACGGAAAAATTGACTATGCAGTAGATGGTCAAAGATTTCTAGGATTTAAGCGGGCGTTAGCAGAAGGTAATATTCCGTTTAAAGAAGATATGATAGTTGAGGGAAGATACAATTCCTTTGAAAATGGTTATTTAATCGGAAAAGAACTGGTGAATAACAAAAATATGACAGGAGTTTTCACTTCATCAGATATTACAGCATTAGGGATTATGAAAGCTGCGAATGATCAGGGTGTTAGTGTTCCTGATGATCTGTCAATTGTCGGTTTTGATGATTTAATGATCAGTCGCTATTCATCACCAAGCTTAACAACCATTCGCCAGGATGTTTTTCGTAAAGGTGCAGTTGCAGCCGAAACGGCCATTCATGCAATTGAAAATGAAGCTGTTAAGACAGAAGAAATTATGCTTTCTGTTGAATTAGTAGTCAGAGGATCGACGAAGAGAAAATAA
- a CDS encoding DUF3231 family protein → MKMSKEFLNLPSALAESHIITLTETFKKENPPIPKGYSVQEDVNMNAPSLFTDTFMLSYLHVMTLLGLTGYAGAVSTSSRTDQIKYFIQCNKEAMELYERTANVMLNKGLYSKPPRINTPTEVDVVNNQSYLTG, encoded by the coding sequence ATGAAGATGTCAAAGGAGTTTTTGAATTTGCCCTCAGCCCTTGCCGAATCGCATATAATCACACTTACAGAAACGTTTAAGAAAGAAAATCCCCCTATTCCAAAAGGATATTCAGTACAAGAAGATGTAAATATGAACGCCCCTTCCTTATTTACAGATACATTTATGTTGAGTTATTTGCATGTTATGACATTACTTGGTTTAACAGGGTACGCTGGGGCAGTGTCCACTTCTTCCCGTACAGACCAAATCAAATACTTTATTCAATGTAATAAGGAAGCAATGGAATTATATGAACGAACTGCAAATGTGATGTTGAATAAAGGGCTATACAGTAAACCGCCGAGAATCAATACTCCTACTGAAGTAGATGTTGTTAATAACCAAAGCTATTTAACAGGATGA
- a CDS encoding DUF3231 family protein codes for MVKIIVKVVLEVGFGQVCQNEDVKKYFKRGKKLCEKQFNILSQILTNAGLASPASWVSEVTKSTVSPFSDKLMLNHIVILISAAIGYYGAAISVSQRRDLTLEYARLMAEVGLYAEDGAELLIKHGWLEEPPLAEDREKLASK; via the coding sequence ATGGTGAAGATTATCGTGAAGGTCGTGTTAGAGGTTGGATTTGGACAAGTTTGTCAAAATGAAGATGTAAAGAAATATTTTAAAAGAGGAAAAAAACTTTGTGAAAAACAATTTAATATTCTCAGTCAAATTTTAACGAATGCTGGTTTGGCCTCACCTGCTTCATGGGTATCAGAAGTAACAAAATCAACCGTTTCCCCCTTCTCCGATAAATTAATGCTCAATCATATCGTCATTCTAATATCAGCCGCAATCGGTTATTACGGAGCTGCTATATCTGTCTCACAAAGAAGAGACTTAACTTTGGAATACGCACGCCTTATGGCAGAAGTAGGGTTATACGCAGAAGATGGAGCAGAACTACTAATAAAACACGGTTGGCTGGAAGAGCCGCCATTAGCTGAAGACCGGGAAAAATTAGCTAGTAAGTAG
- a CDS encoding DUF3231 family protein, protein MDTFNHNVEMTSSEIANLWTQYINDSLSICSLTHSIEKAKDEDVKGVFEFALSPCRIAYNHTYRNV, encoded by the coding sequence ATGGACACTTTTAACCATAATGTTGAAATGACTTCATCAGAAATTGCAAATCTATGGACTCAATATATAAATGATTCTTTATCAATATGTTCTCTTACTCATTCAATTGAAAAAGCAAAAGATGAAGATGTCAAAGGAGTTTTTGAATTTGCCCTCAGCCCTTGCCGAATCGCATATAATCACACTTACAGAAACGTTTAA